A single window of Bordetella genomosp. 11 DNA harbors:
- a CDS encoding Bug family tripartite tricarboxylate transporter substrate binding protein, producing MNTRRRIGLALALCMALPGARAADNYPSHALVLVNPYAVGGPADLLGRALAKELGDVLGQSVIVENKPGGGASIGAGYVAKAAPDGYTLLLGTAAAHTVTPAATKVPYKGIEDFTFVGMVANVPNILTVYPSVPARDLKAFVALARSEPGKLNYASAGMGSSPHIAAEMFKYYAKVDLVHVPYKGAAPAVNDMVAGTVPVGLLNISAVLPFIKAGKLRALAYANKERSPDLPDVPTFAEDGLPAMVSGSWYSLAVPAGTPAPIVDKLANALKTVQERPGFKKILAAQNAIAMPQEKQQATDYIRADGKQLAELVKATGMKLQD from the coding sequence ATGAACACACGACGCCGTATCGGGCTGGCCCTGGCGCTTTGCATGGCGCTGCCCGGCGCCAGGGCGGCAGACAACTATCCTTCCCATGCCCTGGTGCTGGTCAATCCCTATGCGGTGGGCGGCCCGGCCGATCTGCTCGGACGGGCCCTGGCCAAGGAGCTGGGAGACGTTCTGGGGCAATCCGTCATCGTCGAGAACAAGCCGGGCGGCGGCGCCAGCATAGGCGCGGGCTATGTCGCCAAGGCCGCCCCCGATGGCTACACCTTGCTGCTCGGGACGGCGGCCGCGCATACGGTCACGCCGGCGGCGACCAAGGTCCCCTACAAGGGAATCGAGGACTTTACATTCGTCGGCATGGTGGCGAACGTGCCCAACATCCTTACCGTCTACCCCTCGGTGCCCGCGCGGGACCTGAAGGCCTTCGTCGCACTGGCCAGGTCGGAGCCCGGCAAGCTCAATTACGCCTCGGCCGGCATGGGGAGTTCGCCGCATATCGCGGCGGAAATGTTCAAGTACTACGCCAAAGTGGATCTGGTCCACGTGCCTTACAAAGGCGCGGCGCCGGCGGTCAACGACATGGTGGCGGGCACGGTCCCGGTGGGCTTGCTGAATATCTCCGCCGTGCTGCCTTTCATCAAGGCGGGCAAGCTGCGGGCGCTGGCTTACGCGAACAAGGAGCGTTCACCGGACCTGCCGGACGTACCGACGTTCGCCGAGGACGGTCTTCCCGCCATGGTGTCGGGAAGCTGGTACAGCCTGGCCGTGCCCGCCGGTACCCCGGCCCCGATCGTCGACAAGCTGGCGAATGCCCTGAAGACGGTGCAGGAAAGGCCAGGGTTCAAGAAGATCCTGGCGGCGCAGAACGCTATCGCGATGCCCCAGGAGAAGCAGCAGGCCACGGACTACATCCGTGCCGACGGCAAGCAGCTCGCCGAACTCGTCAAGGCGACCGGCATGAAACTACAGGATTGA
- a CDS encoding MarR family winged helix-turn-helix transcriptional regulator → MSTETETSPKSSSAAGTSAAARMRARNFKELISFRLNMLASTWSRLAAETNQRDFGLDPREWRIVGMLGTHAPMSLQGLAREVNLDKSQASRTVSEMIERGLLQRESDESDGRGVQLSLTAQGRALYRKVFPRAVKRNEELLSVLSEEERAVLDRALDVLTSHAQKTLAKSRQAAGRTRGNS, encoded by the coding sequence ATGAGCACCGAAACCGAGACCTCTCCGAAAAGTTCATCCGCCGCCGGCACGTCCGCCGCCGCCAGGATGCGCGCGCGCAATTTCAAGGAACTGATTTCCTTCCGCCTGAACATGCTGGCCAGCACCTGGAGCCGGCTTGCCGCCGAAACCAATCAACGCGATTTCGGCCTGGATCCGCGCGAATGGCGCATCGTCGGCATGCTGGGCACGCATGCGCCGATGTCCCTGCAGGGGCTGGCCCGCGAGGTCAACCTGGACAAAAGCCAGGCCAGCCGCACGGTGTCGGAGATGATCGAGCGCGGCCTGCTGCAGCGGGAATCGGACGAGAGCGACGGACGCGGGGTGCAACTGAGCCTGACGGCACAGGGCAGGGCGCTGTATCGCAAGGTGTTCCCGCGCGCCGTCAAGCGCAACGAAGAATTGCTTTCCGTCCTTAGCGAAGAGGAGCGGGCGGTGTTGGACCGCGCGCTGGATGTGCTGACTTCGCACGCGCAGAAGACCCTGGCGAAGTCGCGCCAGGCCGCGGGACGGACGCGCGGAAATTCGTGA
- a CDS encoding CsbD family protein produces MLEKTEGTAQKWAGKAQDAIGEMTGDAGTQIKGKARELAGRTQESYGDALNMMRDCASNNPVATVAVAAGVGFLLGAILSSRH; encoded by the coding sequence ATGCTGGAAAAAACGGAAGGTACCGCGCAGAAATGGGCAGGCAAGGCGCAGGACGCCATCGGTGAAATGACCGGGGACGCCGGCACGCAGATCAAAGGCAAGGCGCGTGAGCTGGCCGGACGCACCCAGGAGTCCTATGGCGATGCGCTGAATATGATGCGCGACTGCGCGTCCAATAATCCCGTCGCCACCGTGGCGGTGGCCGCCGGCGTCGGCTTCCTGCTGGGCGCCATTCTCTCGTCGCGGCACTGA
- a CDS encoding GreA/GreB family elongation factor, translating to MPAPIHDRVLTELDYARLASLLARLTARGHIDAAHGAHDLLDMAPTLPGHAAPPDLVTMRSHVQLRDETGRDLELRLVYPAEADAAHGHISVLSPLGLSLLGCREGETIQWQGPDRLVHEGTIARILYQPEAAGDYGS from the coding sequence ATGCCCGCCCCCATCCACGACCGCGTACTGACCGAACTGGATTACGCCCGTCTCGCCAGCCTGTTGGCGCGCTTGACCGCGCGCGGCCATATCGACGCCGCCCATGGCGCCCACGATCTGCTCGACATGGCGCCCACCCTGCCCGGCCACGCGGCCCCGCCGGATCTTGTCACCATGCGCTCGCATGTCCAGTTGCGCGACGAGACGGGCCGCGACCTCGAGCTGCGCCTGGTCTACCCCGCCGAGGCCGATGCCGCGCATGGGCATATCTCCGTGCTGTCCCCGCTGGGCCTTAGCCTACTCGGCTGCCGCGAAGGCGAAACCATCCAATGGCAAGGGCCCGACCGCCTGGTGCACGAGGGCACTATCGCCAGGATCCTGTACCAGCCGGAAGCCGCCGGCGACTACGGCAGTTGA
- a CDS encoding enoyl-CoA hydratase/isomerase family protein: MRTLPVFETLHLDVDGGSGIATLSLNRPESRNALNVRMCHELTAACEALEADEAVRVIVLRARGVAFCAGADLKERQGMSPAEMVARRVDGFTAYAALEAMSKPLIAAVHGAAFGSGCEIAAACDFVLASTQAVFRYPEVGWGTVGATQRLPRIVGRRMAKELLFTGRAVDAQEALRLGLVNHVYDPDEFDAAIAGTAEAIAAANPLTVQLTKQSIDQGLDTTREGAMAVELLAIQRNLRHSDWRKAISGFGAKGANDAAS; encoded by the coding sequence ATGCGCACGCTACCCGTATTCGAAACCCTGCATCTCGACGTTGACGGCGGCTCGGGCATCGCCACCCTTAGTCTGAATCGCCCCGAAAGCCGCAATGCGCTGAACGTGCGGATGTGCCATGAACTGACCGCGGCGTGCGAAGCGCTGGAGGCCGACGAGGCCGTGCGCGTGATCGTGCTGCGGGCGCGTGGCGTGGCTTTCTGCGCCGGCGCGGACTTGAAGGAAAGGCAGGGCATGAGCCCGGCCGAGATGGTGGCGCGGCGCGTGGATGGCTTTACCGCCTACGCCGCGCTCGAAGCCATGTCCAAACCGCTGATCGCCGCCGTGCACGGCGCGGCTTTCGGTTCCGGCTGCGAGATCGCGGCGGCCTGCGATTTCGTCCTGGCGAGCACGCAGGCCGTGTTCAGGTATCCGGAAGTGGGCTGGGGGACGGTAGGCGCCACGCAACGCCTGCCGCGCATCGTCGGCCGTCGCATGGCCAAGGAACTGCTGTTCACCGGCAGGGCGGTCGACGCGCAGGAAGCGCTGCGCCTGGGACTGGTCAATCACGTGTATGACCCGGACGAATTCGATGCCGCCATCGCCGGGACGGCCGAAGCCATCGCGGCCGCCAATCCGCTGACCGTCCAATTGACCAAGCAAAGCATCGACCAGGGACTGGACACCACGCGCGAAGGCGCCATGGCCGTCGAGTTGCTGGCCATCCAGCGCAACCTGCGGCACAGCGATTGGCGCAAGGCGATTTCCGGCTTCGGCGCGAAAGGAGCGAACGATGCGGCTTCTTGA
- a CDS encoding CaiB/BaiF CoA transferase family protein: MRPLEGITILDLSRVLACPFASMILAELGAEVIKVEQPGTGDETRDFEPVVHGEAGDVSAYYMAFNRSKQSITVNLRSAEGQEVVRGLAARADVLLENFPVGTMKKYGLDYAGLASRNERLVHVSCTGFGMTGPYARRKGYDTVFQAMCGIMSLTGERGGGPVKPGLPVADLSSGLWVCIAILSALAGREKTGRGCHVDFSMFDGQVGLLSLAAARWFTLGEVPERLGTEHPGRIPSAAFICADGRWVQITGSDQHWAPLCNLLGLESWAADPALARNADRLARRAEVMAGLQRAIGLLDRDELCRRCDAAGVPAGPILQVDEVLANEHVAARGMVVDFPHPLVGRFRGLRVPLRFDGMDDPRVGRPPLLGEHTDDVLRAKLGLDDAEIARLRGAGAI; this comes from the coding sequence ATGAGGCCGCTGGAGGGCATTACCATCCTGGACCTGTCGCGGGTCCTGGCATGCCCCTTCGCGTCCATGATCCTGGCCGAGCTGGGGGCCGAGGTCATCAAGGTGGAACAACCCGGAACGGGCGACGAAACGCGGGACTTCGAACCCGTGGTGCATGGAGAGGCGGGCGACGTGTCGGCCTACTACATGGCCTTCAACCGCAGCAAGCAATCCATTACCGTCAATCTGCGTTCCGCCGAAGGCCAGGAAGTCGTGCGCGGCCTGGCCGCGCGGGCCGACGTCCTGCTGGAAAACTTCCCCGTCGGCACGATGAAGAAATACGGACTGGACTACGCCGGGCTGGCCAGCCGCAACGAGCGCCTGGTCCACGTCAGTTGCACGGGCTTCGGCATGACGGGCCCCTACGCCAGGCGCAAGGGCTACGACACGGTATTCCAGGCGATGTGCGGCATCATGAGCCTGACGGGCGAGCGCGGCGGCGGTCCGGTCAAGCCGGGCCTGCCGGTGGCCGATCTGAGTTCCGGCCTGTGGGTGTGCATCGCCATCCTGTCGGCCCTGGCGGGCCGCGAGAAAACCGGCCGCGGCTGCCATGTGGACTTCTCGATGTTCGACGGGCAGGTGGGGCTGCTGTCCCTGGCCGCCGCCCGCTGGTTCACGCTGGGCGAGGTGCCCGAGCGCCTGGGTACCGAACATCCCGGCCGTATCCCGTCGGCGGCATTCATCTGCGCTGACGGCAGGTGGGTACAGATAACCGGCAGCGACCAGCATTGGGCGCCCTTGTGCAACCTGTTGGGCCTGGAATCCTGGGCCGCCGATCCCGCGTTGGCGCGCAACGCCGATCGCCTGGCGCGGCGGGCAGAGGTCATGGCCGGCCTGCAGCGGGCGATAGGCCTTCTGGACCGCGACGAATTGTGCCGCCGTTGCGATGCGGCCGGCGTACCGGCGGGCCCCATCCTGCAGGTGGACGAGGTGCTGGCCAACGAACACGTGGCCGCGCGCGGCATGGTGGTGGATTTCCCGCATCCGCTGGTCGGCCGCTTCCGCGGGCTGCGCGTGCCGCTGCGGTTCGACGGCATGGACGATCCGCGGGTGGGACGGCCACCGCTGCTGGGCGAGCACACCGACGATGTGCTGCGCGCGAAGCTGGGCCTGGACGACGCCGAGATCGCGCGGCTGCGCGGCGCGGGGGCCATCTAG
- a CDS encoding AMP-binding protein, producing MRLLDDRCVPVPTTLARVLDATAQERPDQEAYVGPDERLAWTQLRQRSRRLAAALHQAGIAKGDHVGVMLGNSGLWIAAFFACASIGAVTVPVNTRFKTEELRFCLKQADVKLLIYADSFLGIDYTGLLREVEPAIDRALPGAALPRLRAAVMVGEGEAPPGVQTLAAFLSAGQSVPEQTLDALAAAVTPDDTLLIQYTSGTTSFPKGVMLSHRNMLGDAASVARRLGVTADDRYFSIRPFYHVAGSTLSVLVSLVTGCCLLSLPRFDVAQTLRILEAERCTMTSGNDTIFLMMMGHADFDPDRLCLKGGWAAAGPEVMQKIRDVMRVPDICNAYGQSEASPNVLVSDRADAFELRRDGYMLPHPGVEVRLADPDTGAVLPPGTAPGEIQVRGWNVMRGYYNLPEATARAFTPDGWLRTGDMGEQRPDGRTRMVGRLKDMFRVGGENVAPAEVEEVLHGHPAVQMAQVIGVPDARLGEVAGAFVLLKPGQHSSCEELLAWCKARCANFKVPRYMALVDTFENIGMTGSSKVQKNKLREYAVRLWKIERDTVAS from the coding sequence ATGCGGCTTCTTGACGATCGATGCGTGCCCGTGCCCACGACCTTGGCGCGGGTCCTGGACGCGACGGCACAGGAACGGCCGGACCAGGAGGCCTACGTCGGGCCGGACGAACGCCTGGCATGGACCCAGCTGCGCCAGCGCAGCCGCCGCCTGGCGGCCGCGCTGCACCAGGCGGGCATCGCCAAGGGAGACCACGTCGGCGTGATGCTGGGCAACTCCGGGCTGTGGATCGCCGCGTTCTTCGCCTGCGCCTCGATCGGCGCGGTCACCGTTCCCGTGAACACCCGCTTCAAGACCGAAGAGCTGCGGTTCTGCCTGAAGCAGGCGGACGTGAAACTGCTGATCTACGCGGACAGTTTCCTCGGCATCGACTACACCGGCCTGCTGCGCGAGGTCGAACCGGCCATCGACCGCGCGCTGCCCGGCGCCGCGCTGCCCCGCTTGCGCGCCGCCGTCATGGTGGGCGAGGGCGAAGCGCCGCCCGGCGTGCAAACCTTGGCGGCCTTTCTGTCCGCGGGACAGTCGGTCCCGGAGCAAACCCTGGATGCCCTGGCCGCGGCCGTGACGCCGGACGATACCCTGCTGATCCAGTACACCTCGGGAACGACGTCCTTTCCCAAGGGGGTGATGCTCAGTCATCGCAATATGCTTGGCGACGCCGCATCGGTGGCGCGCCGCCTGGGGGTGACGGCCGACGACCGCTACTTCAGCATCCGGCCGTTCTATCACGTCGCCGGCAGTACCCTGTCCGTGCTGGTGAGCCTGGTGACGGGGTGCTGCCTGCTCAGCCTGCCCAGGTTCGACGTCGCGCAAACGCTGCGCATCCTGGAAGCGGAGCGCTGCACGATGACCTCGGGCAACGACACGATCTTCCTGATGATGATGGGGCACGCCGACTTCGATCCCGATCGCCTTTGCCTGAAAGGCGGATGGGCCGCGGCCGGGCCGGAGGTCATGCAGAAGATCCGCGATGTGATGCGCGTGCCGGATATCTGCAATGCCTATGGGCAGTCCGAGGCGTCGCCCAACGTACTGGTAAGCGATCGCGCGGACGCATTCGAGCTGCGCCGCGACGGCTACATGCTGCCGCATCCGGGCGTGGAGGTGCGCCTGGCGGATCCGGACACGGGGGCCGTCCTCCCGCCCGGTACGGCGCCGGGCGAAATCCAGGTGCGCGGCTGGAACGTCATGCGCGGCTATTACAACCTGCCCGAAGCCACTGCCCGGGCCTTTACCCCGGACGGCTGGCTGCGTACCGGCGACATGGGCGAACAGCGCCCGGACGGGCGCACGCGCATGGTGGGACGACTCAAGGATATGTTTCGCGTCGGCGGGGAAAATGTCGCGCCCGCCGAGGTAGAAGAGGTGCTGCACGGCCACCCCGCGGTGCAGATGGCGCAGGTGATAGGCGTTCCGGATGCCCGGCTGGGCGAAGTCGCGGGCGCCTTCGTGCTTCTGAAGCCCGGGCAGCACAGCAGCTGCGAGGAATTGCTGGCGTGGTGCAAGGCGCGCTGCGCCAACTTCAAGGTGCCTCGCTATATGGCGCTGGTGGACACCTTCGAGAACATCGGGATGACGGGCAGCAGCAAGGTGCAGAAGAACAAACTGCGCGAATACGCCGTCCGGCTATGGAAGATCGAACGCGATACGGTGGCATCATGA
- a CDS encoding NAD(P)H-dependent flavin oxidoreductase yields MRTRITTLLGIEHPIVQAGMSWASSSAALPAAVSNAGGLGVLAAGPLRPDDFASVLAGLADATDQPYAVNIPLYRPGAADILDAMLARRVPVVIASQGSPKAHLQRFHDAGAVWIQVVATLEHARKAAAAGVDALVVVGAEAGGHPPASEVSTLVSVRRVLQEVSIPVIASGGVADGWGIAALLALGAEAVQLGTRFLLTEEATVHANYKAAVLAADVHDTALVGRRDLPIRGLRNAFARAIFDAERDQLAQEDYVALFKGSTLRQAALDGDVEWGKVELGQSAGLVARIEPAAAVMARLVRELDDATARLQTMAH; encoded by the coding sequence ATGCGTACACGAATCACCACCTTGCTGGGTATCGAACATCCCATCGTGCAGGCGGGAATGAGCTGGGCCTCGTCCAGCGCGGCGCTGCCGGCGGCCGTCTCGAACGCCGGCGGCCTGGGCGTGCTGGCGGCGGGACCGTTGCGGCCGGACGATTTCGCGAGCGTGCTGGCCGGGCTGGCCGACGCCACCGACCAGCCCTACGCCGTCAATATCCCCTTGTACCGGCCCGGCGCCGCCGACATCCTGGACGCGATGCTCGCGCGCCGGGTTCCGGTGGTGATCGCGTCGCAGGGCAGCCCCAAGGCCCATCTGCAGAGGTTCCACGATGCCGGCGCCGTCTGGATACAGGTCGTCGCCACGCTGGAGCACGCCAGGAAAGCCGCGGCCGCGGGCGTGGATGCCCTGGTGGTGGTCGGCGCCGAGGCCGGCGGCCATCCGCCGGCCAGCGAGGTCTCCACCCTGGTATCCGTCCGGCGGGTCCTTCAGGAGGTCTCCATCCCGGTCATCGCCAGCGGGGGCGTGGCCGATGGGTGGGGCATCGCCGCCTTGCTGGCGCTGGGCGCGGAAGCCGTGCAGCTGGGCACGCGTTTCCTGCTGACCGAAGAAGCGACGGTGCATGCCAACTACAAGGCCGCGGTGCTGGCCGCCGATGTCCACGATACCGCCCTGGTGGGACGCCGAGACCTGCCCATACGCGGCCTGCGCAATGCCTTCGCCCGCGCGATCTTCGACGCCGAACGCGACCAGCTGGCCCAGGAAGACTACGTCGCCCTGTTCAAGGGCAGCACGCTCAGGCAAGCCGCGCTGGACGGCGACGTCGAGTGGGGCAAGGTCGAACTGGGCCAGTCCGCCGGCCTGGTGGCGCGTATCGAACCGGCCGCCGCCGTGATGGCGCGGCTGGTGCGCGAGCTGGACGACGCCACCGCCCGCTTGCAGACAATGGCCCACTGA
- a CDS encoding CaiB/BaiF CoA transferase family protein → MKNTETTPAPADTAMPLAGIRVVDLTSAVVGPYCTQVLADYGAEVIKLEEKSGDVIRWISGRSRTPGMSGKFMHMNRNKRSISLDLKQSAGRDALLKLVDTADVFLHNMRNAAVGRLGLDADTLRARRANLVYCGIAGFGSDGRYAGRPAYDSILQGGTALASLLAGADGEPRYVPYVVIDRTAGLMVAHAVLAALFARERDGRGRVIEVPMFESYAGLLLSEHLYGHSFQPPTDRLGDRRLLDANARPVRTRDGHVCITTNTDDQVRKLFLSLGRPDLAADARFATSLSRIEHIAEFFAVRAELLAQRGTDEIVELLLKHDVPCMPCHTLESLLADPHLGDVGLVQTDRHPTQGTIRQIRPAIRMTGFDPAVRLPAPHIGEHTATVLAELGYAPGQIADLFRGGAAYTAPDAPSPPAHA, encoded by the coding sequence ATGAAGAACACGGAGACGACGCCGGCGCCCGCCGATACGGCGATGCCCCTGGCCGGCATACGGGTGGTGGACCTGACGTCCGCGGTGGTGGGCCCCTACTGCACCCAGGTACTGGCGGACTACGGCGCCGAGGTGATCAAGCTGGAGGAAAAGTCCGGCGACGTCATCCGATGGATATCCGGGCGCTCCAGGACACCGGGCATGTCCGGGAAGTTCATGCATATGAACCGGAACAAACGCAGTATTTCGCTGGACCTGAAGCAATCGGCCGGGCGCGACGCACTGTTGAAGCTGGTGGACACCGCCGATGTCTTCCTGCACAACATGCGCAACGCGGCGGTCGGCCGCCTGGGCCTGGACGCGGATACCCTGCGCGCGCGCCGTGCCAATCTGGTGTACTGCGGCATCGCCGGCTTCGGCAGCGACGGCCGATATGCCGGCCGGCCCGCATACGACTCCATCCTGCAAGGCGGCACCGCGCTGGCGAGCCTGCTGGCCGGCGCGGACGGCGAACCCCGCTACGTGCCCTATGTGGTGATCGACCGTACCGCCGGACTGATGGTCGCGCATGCGGTCCTGGCCGCGCTGTTCGCCCGCGAGCGCGACGGCCGCGGCCGCGTCATCGAGGTACCCATGTTCGAAAGCTACGCCGGCCTGTTGCTGAGCGAGCACCTGTACGGGCACAGCTTCCAGCCCCCCACCGACCGCCTGGGCGACCGCCGCCTGCTGGACGCCAACGCGCGACCGGTACGCACGCGCGACGGCCATGTCTGCATCACCACCAATACCGATGACCAGGTGCGAAAGCTGTTCCTATCGCTGGGGCGCCCGGATCTGGCCGCCGACGCGCGCTTCGCCACCTCGCTGTCGCGGATCGAGCATATCGCCGAGTTCTTTGCCGTGCGCGCCGAGCTGCTCGCGCAGCGCGGGACGGATGAAATCGTCGAGCTGCTGTTGAAGCACGACGTCCCCTGCATGCCGTGCCACACGCTGGAGTCCTTGCTGGCCGACCCGCACCTGGGCGACGTCGGGCTGGTGCAGACGGACCGGCATCCGACGCAGGGCACGATACGGCAGATCCGTCCGGCCATTCGCATGACGGGTTTCGATCCCGCCGTGCGGCTGCCGGCGCCGCACATCGGCGAGCACACCGCCACGGTCCTGGCGGAGCTGGGCTACGCGCCCGGGCAGATCGCCGACCTATTCCGCGGCGGGGCCGCCTATACCGCGCCCGACGCGCCCTCCCCGCCCGCTCACGCATAA
- a CDS encoding enoyl-CoA hydratase/isomerase family protein, whose protein sequence is MEHLLIEDRGAVRILTLNRPEKHNALNTRLTQELLDGLYDADRADGINAVVVTGAGKSFCAGADTGEFSALTPQDPRAVSARADLTTRLHLAFSQMNKPVISAVRGNALGGGAGLAIACDMCVMSETVRFGYPELKHGIVAAVVMANLVRQVGRKQAFELVALAEPLDGRAALAWGLCNRVVPDDQVLESALELARKVAGWSPIAMATTKRAFHRAADLGLGQALEVGRDANVMMRGFRKDKA, encoded by the coding sequence ATGGAACATCTGCTTATCGAAGACCGCGGCGCCGTCCGCATCCTGACGCTGAACCGGCCGGAAAAGCACAATGCCCTGAATACACGCCTGACCCAGGAACTGCTCGACGGCCTGTACGACGCCGATCGGGCCGACGGCATCAACGCGGTCGTGGTGACCGGCGCCGGCAAGTCGTTCTGCGCCGGCGCAGACACCGGCGAGTTCTCCGCGCTGACGCCGCAGGACCCGCGGGCGGTCAGCGCCAGGGCGGACCTGACGACCCGCCTGCACCTGGCCTTTTCGCAAATGAACAAGCCGGTGATTTCGGCGGTGCGCGGAAACGCCCTGGGCGGCGGCGCCGGCCTGGCGATCGCCTGCGATATGTGCGTGATGTCCGAGACGGTGCGCTTCGGCTATCCCGAGCTCAAGCACGGCATCGTCGCCGCCGTGGTCATGGCCAACCTGGTCCGCCAGGTCGGCCGCAAGCAGGCGTTCGAACTGGTGGCGCTTGCCGAGCCGCTGGACGGACGCGCCGCGTTGGCCTGGGGCCTGTGCAATCGCGTCGTGCCGGACGACCAGGTCCTGGAGTCGGCGCTCGAACTGGCGCGCAAGGTCGCGGGCTGGAGTCCCATCGCCATGGCCACCACCAAGCGCGCATTCCATCGCGCGGCCGACCTGGGCCTGGGCCAGGCGCTGGAGGTCGGGCGCGACGCCAACGTCATGATGCGCGGCTTTCGCAAGGACAAGGCATGA
- a CDS encoding hydroxymethylglutaryl-CoA lyase, with protein MNGLDDNDGAMAAAGPHKGGKAVARRHAGEAASREDDGRAVVLCECFARDGLQHEPDFLPTDTKMALVDGFAEIGFARVEATSYSNPKVIPQFADATDMLRGLPRRPGVFYKATCANVRAVERAVADARAGFGANEISLLVSATESHSMKNLARSRADQWTNIREMATAAGGRFRLIGTISMAFGCPFEGYVNPGTVIDDVGRMRDAGVRHVTLGDTTGTATPVTTRALFRRMRAEYPDVVPIAHFHDTRGTGLANYVAALESGVRHFDCAFGGVGGHPAKVKYGGGHTGNVCTEDLVDLFENMGVKTGIDLDRLLSTVQACEDALGRTLLGRVSRSGLNPLRTATH; from the coding sequence ATGAACGGTCTCGATGATAACGATGGCGCCATGGCGGCGGCCGGCCCGCACAAGGGCGGCAAGGCCGTGGCGCGGCGGCATGCCGGCGAAGCCGCCTCGCGCGAGGACGACGGCCGCGCCGTGGTGCTATGTGAATGCTTCGCCCGCGACGGGCTGCAGCACGAGCCCGATTTCCTGCCTACCGACACCAAGATGGCGCTGGTGGATGGCTTCGCGGAGATCGGATTCGCCCGCGTGGAAGCGACCTCCTACAGCAATCCCAAGGTCATCCCGCAGTTCGCCGACGCGACGGACATGCTGCGCGGGTTGCCGCGCCGCCCGGGCGTCTTCTACAAGGCGACCTGCGCGAACGTGCGCGCCGTCGAGCGCGCCGTCGCCGATGCGCGGGCCGGTTTCGGCGCCAACGAGATCAGCCTGCTGGTATCGGCGACGGAGTCGCACTCGATGAAGAACCTGGCACGCAGCCGGGCGGACCAATGGACCAACATTCGGGAAATGGCCACGGCGGCCGGCGGCCGTTTCCGCCTGATCGGAACGATTTCCATGGCCTTCGGCTGCCCCTTCGAAGGGTATGTCAACCCCGGCACGGTGATCGACGACGTGGGGCGCATGCGCGATGCCGGCGTGCGGCATGTGACGCTGGGCGACACGACAGGCACGGCGACGCCGGTCACGACCCGGGCGCTGTTCCGCCGCATGCGGGCGGAATATCCGGACGTCGTGCCCATCGCCCATTTCCACGATACGCGCGGCACCGGGCTGGCCAACTACGTAGCGGCCCTGGAATCGGGCGTGCGGCATTTCGATTGCGCCTTCGGCGGTGTCGGCGGCCATCCGGCCAAGGTGAAGTATGGCGGCGGCCATACCGGTAATGTATGCACGGAGGACCTGGTGGACCTGTTCGAGAACATGGGGGTAAAGACCGGCATCGATCTGGACAGGCTGCTGTCAACCGTGCAAGCCTGCGAGGACGCGCTGGGCAGGACATTACTGGGGCGGGTGTCCCGCAGTGGGCTGAATCCCCTGCGGACGGCCACGCACTGA